The sequence below is a genomic window from Bacteroidales bacterium.
GGACCAGGACCCTGCTCCCTGTCATCCTGGCACATACTTCCTTGCAAATATGTCACTTGAATGACCAGGCCCGATCAGCATCCAATTACCTGAAAAAAATGGCAGGCTGCAATCGGTGTAATAAAAGTATATTTAAGCGCTGAACTTAAGAATAAATCTTTGCAGTTGTTGTCTAAAGAAAGCTATATGAAAATCTTTACACCCGTATTGTTCGCCTATTTATTATTGGGGACTAACTGTAATTCATCCCGAAACAATGATAAGTTTATCGATCAAGAACTGATGATTGAGGTTCCTTCCTCCCAATTGTATATCCGGGTGCGGGGAAATCCTGAAAAACCCCTGATTCTGAATTTACACGGCGGTCCGGGGGGTTATTCCGGGATTGATATAAAACTGATGGGGCCGGGATTGGAAGGCGAATTCCTGATTGCTTATCTGGATCAGCGGGGATGCGGGAAATCTTTGGGTTGCCAAGATAACTCCATGCTAACGGTAGAACAGTATGTGGAAGATCTGGATATAGTCATAGATAGCCTTCAAAATCGTTATCATAAACAACAGGTCGGTTTGATGGGAACTTCGTGGGGGGGTATGTATGGGTTTTTATACCTGTTAAAAGACCAGCAAAAAATTTATGCCTACGCCTGCATCGACGGAAAGGTGAACAGCAACTACCAGAACCATTCCCTTATTGAATTAGAAATGAAGAAAGCCAATGAAATGATGCAGGCCGACATTTCTGAAAAACAGAAAAATGAGCTGGAAAAAATCTTAAAGGAACTGGTACGCATTAAAAACAGCAATTTCGAAGAATTTCATGCCGATGTAAACTGGATGAAACATGTTGTTCCGCCAAAACTCGGTTTTAACGCCTATTTTGCAGATACGGCCAATATGATCTCATTCCATGATGTCATGCAGGACTCTGCCCTGCTTCAGCTCATGCGTTATACCCCTGAAGAATATTCTCAAATAGGAGAAAAAGCAGAAATAGTGAATACCGCATTCCGAAATACACCTTCCTACAATAATATGAATATCGAGCCTGAACTGAAGAATATAACAACCCCCACACTGGTAATTCAGGGAGATCAGGATTACGTGGTTGGAACCGGACATGCTGAACTAATCTACCGGGCACTTACGGGCTTATCCCCGGAAAAAAAGGAAATACACATTTTGCCAAATACGGGACATTGCCCGGCCATTGAAAGTCCCGGAATGCTGTCTGAAATTTTACTTGCATTTTTCAAAAAGGAAGCTAAATTCAAGGCTTGATTTAATTCACATCAAGGATGGAGTATGGAGGTAATTCTCATCAGCGGTATTTTCATGTCATTTTTCATTGTCGTTTTACTCCTGACAAAGAAACAAAAAGCCTTAACTGACAAAATACTGGCGGTCTGGCTTGCTGTGATCGGTATTCATCTTCTGGGTTATTATTCGAACCAGCTGGGATACTGGGAAAAATATCCACATTTAATAGGGCTTACCGCTCCTGTTCCCCTGTTTCACGGACCCTTCCTGTACTTATACTGTCTTTACGCATTCAGAGGCGCCCGCAGGATCCGGGTATTGGATTATCTGCATTTTGTGCCCGGGGCTGCTGCCTATCTGTATATGATGAAATTCTTTCTGTTCTATTCGCCCCGGGAAAAATTGATGGTAGATCAAGGAGTCATAAACGATTACGGGAGCTTCGCCATTGTTTTGCTGATTGCCATATTGATTTCCGGACTGGGTTATTCCATTCTCTCTCACCGGCTTACGACCAGGTATACACACAAAATTGATAATTACTTTTCCTATAACGAAGGGATCAGTCTCCGTTGGCTGCGTTACTGTATAGTAGGCATAGGACTGGTATTCCTGTCAGCAATTATCGTCTATCTGCTGCGCGATGCTTTTGACATTCCTTTTTCATTCAATCCGGAGTATATCATCTATACGATCCTGATTATCTTCATCTTCTACCTGGGATATTATGGCATTAAACACGAAAACATCTTTATTAGTCAGCCCCAAACGGCCACTTCGGGAATGGAAGAACAGCAGCCGGGCGAAAAATACAAGAACTCGGGCATGACCAGCGAGCTTGCCGTTGAACTGTATGGAAAACTCGTGAAAATCATGGAACACGAGAAACCCTATCTCGAACCAAAATTAAGTCTGTCAAAACTCGCCGAACAAATCGGAGTTTCTCCCAATCATCTTTCTCAGGTAATCAACCAGGAGGCAAAAGCTAATTTTCACGATTTTGTGAATAGTTATCGTGTGGAAGAGTTTCTGCAAAGAGCCGAAGATAACAGGCATTTTAGCTTTCTGGCCCTGGAATCCGGATTTAATTCCAAATCATCCTTCAATTATATATTCAAAAAGCAAAAAGGGCAGTCTCCTTCCCGATACTTATCGAAAAAGGAACCATAAGCATAAGATTTCAAGGGATATTTTCTTCTTATCCCATCTCCAGAAATTTCATTAAACCCTAATTATCAGGCACTAAGGAGTGCAAATCTACAGGATTGGCCCTGTTCATGGTTCAAACCTGTAAGATTGGGCGATTGCCCTGCTGATTTGATATTCTTTTGCAAGAGAAATGTTTCTCATAATTAAAAATCATGAAAACGTTGGAGCAAGACAATCAAATTATCAAAAAGTACCAGAGACCTTTCACTTTCTATTTCCTGTGTACAGCCATTCCCTGGTCTTTATGGTTCTTAAGTGGTTATTTAAGTCACCGTGAACCTTTTACAAAGACAATCGAATGGGCTACCGGAATAACAAGTATTACGGGATTACTCGCACCCGCGGTCATAGCACTCCTTTTTATGTTCTCTCGTAAGGAACTCCGGACTGACTTCTTAGGGCGTATTTTCAATTTTAAAAAGATAAAACCTGAATACCTTCTGATCACCTGCTTCCTGATGCTCATCAGCATTCTTTCTGCTCAGGCCATTTCGCTGATATTCGGTTATCCCCTGGAGCAGTTTTCATTCAGAGGTTCCTTTACCTTTTCGTCCTCCCTTTTCCCTGTTTGGTTTTTACTATTGGCTGCACCGGTTCTTGAAGAACTGGCCTGGCACTCCTACGGAACGGACAGCCTTGTTTCGCGTTTCAACCTGTTCACTGCTTCATTGATATTTGCCATATTCTGGGGACTTTGGCACCTGCCCTTATCCACCATTAATGGATATTATCACAGCAACCTGGTAGAATCAGGGATGATTTATTCCATTAATTTTCTGGTCAGCATGATCCCCTTTGTCATTATCATGAACTGGATATACTATAAAACCCGGCGAAATATTCTGCTGACCATCGTATTTCATATTACTGCCGTGTTCTTTAATGAAATTTTCCTGACCCACCCCATGAGCAAAGTGATTCAGACCGGCTTGCTGCTATTCGTATCTGTGTATCTGATTGTGAAAGACAAAGAACTATTTTTTAAGCGAATCGAATAATTCTTATCAAATCCCCTTGCCATGATATTCACAAAAAAAACCTTACTGATGCTTACATTGCCCTGTTTGATGAGCTGCACGAAACTGGATCCCCTGTTCGACAGCGCCATCCCCTATGAGAACCGCACC
It includes:
- a CDS encoding CPBP family intramembrane metalloprotease — encoded protein: MKTLEQDNQIIKKYQRPFTFYFLCTAIPWSLWFLSGYLSHREPFTKTIEWATGITSITGLLAPAVIALLFMFSRKELRTDFLGRIFNFKKIKPEYLLITCFLMLISILSAQAISLIFGYPLEQFSFRGSFTFSSSLFPVWFLLLAAPVLEELAWHSYGTDSLVSRFNLFTASLIFAIFWGLWHLPLSTINGYYHSNLVESGMIYSINFLVSMIPFVIIMNWIYYKTRRNILLTIVFHITAVFFNEIFLTHPMSKVIQTGLLLFVSVYLIVKDKELFFKRIE
- a CDS encoding helix-turn-helix domain-containing protein translates to MEVILISGIFMSFFIVVLLLTKKQKALTDKILAVWLAVIGIHLLGYYSNQLGYWEKYPHLIGLTAPVPLFHGPFLYLYCLYAFRGARRIRVLDYLHFVPGAAAYLYMMKFFLFYSPREKLMVDQGVINDYGSFAIVLLIAILISGLGYSILSHRLTTRYTHKIDNYFSYNEGISLRWLRYCIVGIGLVFLSAIIVYLLRDAFDIPFSFNPEYIIYTILIIFIFYLGYYGIKHENIFISQPQTATSGMEEQQPGEKYKNSGMTSELAVELYGKLVKIMEHEKPYLEPKLSLSKLAEQIGVSPNHLSQVINQEAKANFHDFVNSYRVEEFLQRAEDNRHFSFLALESGFNSKSSFNYIFKKQKGQSPSRYLSKKEP
- a CDS encoding alpha/beta hydrolase, which translates into the protein MKIFTPVLFAYLLLGTNCNSSRNNDKFIDQELMIEVPSSQLYIRVRGNPEKPLILNLHGGPGGYSGIDIKLMGPGLEGEFLIAYLDQRGCGKSLGCQDNSMLTVEQYVEDLDIVIDSLQNRYHKQQVGLMGTSWGGMYGFLYLLKDQQKIYAYACIDGKVNSNYQNHSLIELEMKKANEMMQADISEKQKNELEKILKELVRIKNSNFEEFHADVNWMKHVVPPKLGFNAYFADTANMISFHDVMQDSALLQLMRYTPEEYSQIGEKAEIVNTAFRNTPSYNNMNIEPELKNITTPTLVIQGDQDYVVGTGHAELIYRALTGLSPEKKEIHILPNTGHCPAIESPGMLSEILLAFFKKEAKFKA